The following proteins come from a genomic window of Phacochoerus africanus isolate WHEZ1 chromosome 9, ROS_Pafr_v1, whole genome shotgun sequence:
- the LOC125136583 gene encoding olfactory receptor 2G3-like has product MKGTNFSTPAGFVLLGFSDQPRLEMVLLLVVSVTYTLTLTGNMAIILASYLSPKLHTPMYFFLSNLSFLDLCFTTSIVPQMLWNLRGPVKTISYAGCVLQLYVALGLGSTECVLLAVMAYDRFSAICRPLHYDVIMHPKLLQQLAALAWISGFVEATVQTILVFQLSLCSHHRVDDFMCEVPALIKSACVNTSFLENEAAVASVLYVVVPLGLILVSYGWIVRSVLRIKSAQGRRKACGTCGSHLLVVVLFFGSIISVYIQPKSKYTQNHSKFLTLFYTVVTPALNPLIYTLRNKEVKWALRGLLRRVPC; this is encoded by the coding sequence ATGAAAGGGACAAATTTTAGCACTCCCGCAGGTTTCGTCTTACTGGGCTTTTCTGACCAGCCCCGGCTGGAGATGGTTCTCCTTCTGGTCGTCTCTGTCACGTACACTCTGACACTGACGGGGAACATGGCGATCATACTGGCCTCATACTTGAGCCCCAaactccacacacccatgtatttcttcctctccaatctCTCCTTCCTGGACCTCTGTTTCACTACCAGTATTGTCCCACAAATGCTTTGGAATCTCAGGGGGCCTGTGAAGACCATCAGCTACGCTGGTTGTGTGCTCCAGCTCTACGTTGCTTTGGGGCTGGGCTCCACAGAGTGCGTCCTCCTGGCcgtcatggcctatgaccgcttcAGTGCCATCTGTCGGCCCCTCCACTATGATGTTATCATGCACCCCAAGCTTCTCCAGCAGCTAGCAGctctggcctggatcagtggttTCGTGGAGGCCACAGTTCAGACCATCCTGGTTTTCCAGTTGTCTCTCTGCAGCCACCACAGGGTGGATGATTTCATGTGTGAGGTGCCGGCCCTGATTAAAAGCGCCTGTGTGAACACAAGCTTCCTGGAAAATGAGGCCGCCGTAGCCAGTGTCCTCTATGTTGTTGTACCTCTGGGGCTTATTCTGGTCTCTTACGGCTGGATTGTTAGGAGCGTGCTGAGGATAAAATCTGCCCAAGGCAGGAGGAAAGCATGTGGGACCTGTGGGTCCCACCTGCTTGTTGTGGTTTTGTTCTTTGGAAGTATCATTTCCGTCTACATCCAACCCAAGAGCAAATACACACAGAACCACAGTAAATTCCTCACCCTCTTCTACACTGTAGTGACACCCGCACTTAATCCTTTGATCTACACCTTGAGAAACAAAGAGGTTAAGTGGGCTCTAAGAGGATTACTGAGAAGAGTTCCATGTTAG
- the LOC125135169 gene encoding LOW QUALITY PROTEIN: olfactory receptor 10C1-like (The sequence of the model RefSeq protein was modified relative to this genomic sequence to represent the inferred CDS: inserted 5 bases in 3 codons) produces the protein MTTNTSTVIELILISFSHLATSKACSFXSLTIYVLTVASNLLIVVLASADATLQSPMYFFLPVLSALETVYTSVTIPLLXHHLLTGQHHIPHSGCVLQTFFFLFFSSTECCLLAAMAYDHYAVIFKTLHYPMLLSHQICLCPAGWAWACGAIVGLSYTSFIFSLTFCDLSTIPYFCEIQPILQLVCRDTSLSELQIILAPALIILCSLGLILGSYRHILATISQIPSVSSRHKVFSTCSSQLVVVSLFYGTAIFIYICPKVSYNPATDPLLSLFYTMVTSILNPIMQSLXDIKDALKRTIQKTGLAGI, from the exons ATGACCACAAATACCTCCACGGTGATTGAGCTCATTCTCATCAGCTTTTCCCACCTGGCTACCTCCAAGGcttgctcctt ctctctcaccATCTACGTGCTCACTGTGGCCAGCAACCTCCTCATTGTGGTGCTGGCCTCAGCTGATGCCACCCTCCAgtcccccatgtacttcttccttccAGTCCTCTCAGCTCTGGAGACTGTCTACACGTCTGTCACCATCCCCCTGC CCCACCACCTCCTCACTGGTCAGCACCATATCCCTCACTCTGGCTGTGTTCTCCagacattcttctttctcttcttcagttCCACAGAGTGTTGTCTCCTGGCAGCCATGGCCTATGACCACTATGCTGTCATATTCAAAACCCTGCACTACCCtatgctgctgagccaccagataTGCCTGTGCCCAGCTGGGTGGGCTTGGGCATGTGGAGCAATAGTGGGCCTGAGCTACACCTCCTTCATCTTCTCCTTGACCTTCTGTGACCTCAGTACTATCCCATACTTCTGTGAGATCCAGCCCATCCTGCAGCTGGTATGCAGAGACACCTCTCTCAGTGAACTGCAGATTATCCTGGCTCCTGCCTTAATCATCCTCTGCTCCCTAGGCCTCATCCTGGGCTCCTACAGGCATATCCTGGCTACTATCTCCCAAATCCCATCTGTTAGCAGCCGCCACAAGGtcttctccacctgctcctcccaacTGGTGGTGGTCTCCCTCTTCTACGGCACTGCCATCTTTATCTACATCTGCCCCAAGGTCAGCTACAATCCCGCCACTGACCCTCTGCTGTCCCTCTTCTATACCATGGTCACCTCCATCCTTAATCCCATCATGCAGAGCCT TGATATCAAggatgccctaaaaagaaccaTCCAGAAAACAGGGCTGGCAGGGATTTAA